The following coding sequences are from one Capsicum annuum cultivar UCD-10X-F1 chromosome 3, UCD10Xv1.1, whole genome shotgun sequence window:
- the LOC107865526 gene encoding uncharacterized protein LOC107865526 — MVENDRSCHGMLPYALLGYRTIVRTSTGATPYLLVYRNKVVIPAEVEIPSLSIIQEVGLSNKEWIRAHYEQFMLIDEKRIAVVFHGQLYQHRMVRAFNKMVRTRAFEVGQLVLKRIFRHQEEYKGKFSPNWKGPYIVCKVLSGGALILSDTDGTEWTKAINSDAVKRYYVGMTF; from the coding sequence atggtcgaaaatgatagatcatgtcACGGGATGTTACCTTATGCCTTGCTAGGGTATCGAACAATAGTTCGAACCTCCACAGGAGCAACTCCCTATTTACTAGTTTACAGGAATAAAGTTGTGATACCCGCTGAGgtcgaaataccttccctaagtaTTATTCAGGAAGTTGGACTGAGTAACAAAGAATGGATCCGTGCTCACTATGAACAattcatgttaattgatgaaaagagaatagCCGTTGTATTCCATGGTCAgctgtatcaacacaggatggttcGTGCCTTTAACAAGATGGTAAGAACACGAGCATTTGAAGTGGGGCAACTGGTTCTCAAACGAATATTCCgtcaccaagaggagtacaagggcaagttcTCTCCAAATTGGAAAGGTCCATACATAGTTTGCAAGGtgctatctggaggagctctAATTTTGTCTGATACGGATGGCACAGAGTGGACCAAagcaatcaattctgatgcggtaaagagatattatgttggAATGACTTTCTAG